In Planktothrix serta PCC 8927, a single genomic region encodes these proteins:
- a CDS encoding PAS domain S-box protein — protein MVFSEEIIFPVCSDCIERDFLIVSPDTSLLNVVQQIAQSQREVTDIELKLNLKSQHPSCVLVLENQKLVGLLTERDCVKLVTQGKFFDNTPVSEVMTRRLITCSEKDIQDPLQVISILHQHQIRHLPILNEAGQPIGIVTPHSIRGVLQPADILKYRSLQEVMVKTVIVGAPKTSVLKLAQLMTKHQVSCVVIAEKMTAEKIRPLGIITEQDILKLQAWQRNLSKLKAEQVMSNPLLFITPNASLWDAHQAMQQNKVRRLVVADEQGYLAGLVTQTTILQAIDLKELQEIISGLQQKVKHLENEKINLLNSLNSNLKQEVKIHTTKLKEQSQRHQLLTDIALRIRSSLSLDLILNTTVTEVCQLLECDRVIIEQFEADGSRKMIVEAVENGEGSILNSGMINHNFSSDLVVQIRLEDHLWGLLIAHNCSRNHHWEPEEIEFLENLSVHVALAIQQATLLDQIQRSNRELEAKVQERTAELEQANQRLQLELERIKTTQKSLKQQEEILSSFYNSSPMMMGVVELFETDILHLSDNSATAQFFRKTSEEINHQFASQICGNPDHIQNWINHYRESQRLGKPVQFEYQSEQNEGQKQWLSVTVSYIGLSEQNRPRFSYIVEDISDRKRYEESLRQYERIVEATGDALCLVDQNYIYQVANPAYLKLVNRPLEKVIGHSVAEILGTEVFNYISKPHLDKCLTGEVIQDDSWVDIPGVGKRYLRRTYTPYLDEQKTICGSVGSIKNLTDFKEAENALKHNEELFALTVQHAPDVFVIYDSERRFEYVNQRTSECTQIPIENFIGRRDEDVYPPEVYSKYLPLLDHAIATKTVQIGEFTLQIPGMEPYIVVIKYVPLLDDNGEVQQILGMTFDIGDRKRIEETLRQREEQLKAVADNIPGAIYTYIKRPDGSGFLEYMSDGCFEVFGLTSLELMNNHKLLETGFDLEDLQGHRTAILNSAATLTPLFYELRYQMPQGDLKWIAEASRPERRDNGDIAWRGVILDVSDRKKAELELKETSDRLNFLLNYSPIVILSCKPEGNYPITFVSENVKEIVGYEPQIFLEDSSFWIKQIHPDDVEWVLTNLTTKFTEDSYIHEYRWLKADGTYSWFLTQLRKIRDQAGNVVEMLGYLVEISDRKILEQELATLLEQETRRSQELTQKNIALEQARREAEMANQAKSEFLANMSHEIRTPMNAILGFTDLLQSVVHEPRSLSYLNAVITASRTLLALINDILDLSKIEAGKLELDYVPVNLRILIQEIQNIFKHKATEKGLVLHIQIEDHVPELIYIDEIRLRQILFNVVGNALKFTEKGYISISARTQTYCDCNREKVWLEIAIEDTGIGIATHQQTRIFEAFVQSAGQSNRKYGGTGLGLAITQRLTQMMGGSILLQSQLRRGSIFTFVFPEISLVKNPLSVKLNSCQDRNLNQFQASTILIVDDVASNRELIQGYFAATHHLLFLAENGKQAIQMANVHQPDLILLDLRMPEMDGKTVAQFLKQDEKTRQIPIVILTASCQSEEQAEVQSLCQGFLRKPVSLPQLVREMKRHLIYPVSPENTKIDPEIIEEKQEVYPVLVPGSAACKELLFKLKQEEEQVWNTLRKTLRTRDLQHFVQRLATWGQQYQYQPLLDYVQVLDTQLEAFDWNMIPQTIEDFPQIRETLKLYRQEGL, from the coding sequence ATGGTATTCTCAGAGGAAATTATATTTCCTGTTTGTAGCGACTGTATTGAGCGTGATTTTTTGATTGTTTCTCCTGATACTTCTCTGCTGAATGTTGTTCAACAGATTGCTCAAAGCCAGAGGGAAGTCACGGATATTGAATTAAAACTTAACCTTAAATCACAGCATCCCAGTTGTGTTTTGGTGTTAGAAAATCAAAAGTTAGTGGGTTTACTAACAGAACGAGACTGTGTGAAACTGGTAACTCAGGGGAAATTTTTTGATAATACCCCAGTTTCCGAGGTGATGACTCGGCGATTAATTACCTGTTCCGAAAAGGATATTCAAGACCCTTTACAGGTGATTTCAATTCTACATCAACATCAGATTCGTCATTTACCGATTCTTAACGAAGCCGGACAACCGATAGGAATTGTCACCCCTCATAGTATTCGCGGTGTGTTGCAACCGGCTGATATTCTTAAGTATCGCTCCCTTCAAGAAGTGATGGTTAAAACGGTGATTGTGGGAGCACCAAAAACAAGTGTATTAAAGTTAGCACAACTGATGACGAAACATCAAGTAAGTTGTGTGGTGATTGCAGAAAAAATGACGGCTGAAAAAATTCGCCCTTTGGGAATTATAACAGAACAAGATATCCTCAAACTCCAAGCTTGGCAACGTAATTTGAGCAAGTTAAAAGCCGAACAAGTGATGAGTAATCCGTTATTATTTATTACTCCTAACGCTTCTCTTTGGGATGCTCACCAAGCCATGCAACAAAACAAAGTTCGGCGGTTAGTGGTAGCAGATGAGCAAGGATATTTAGCGGGATTAGTCACTCAAACTACGATTTTACAAGCCATTGATTTGAAGGAGTTGCAAGAGATTATTTCAGGATTGCAGCAAAAAGTTAAACATCTTGAAAACGAAAAAATTAATCTTTTAAACAGTCTTAATTCTAATTTAAAACAAGAAGTTAAAATCCATACAACTAAATTGAAAGAACAAAGCCAACGACATCAACTGTTAACAGATATAGCTTTACGAATTCGTTCCTCTTTAAGTTTAGACCTAATTTTAAATACAACGGTGACAGAAGTTTGTCAATTGTTGGAATGCGATCGCGTGATTATTGAACAATTTGAAGCGGATGGCAGTCGAAAAATGATTGTTGAAGCCGTGGAAAACGGGGAAGGGTCAATCCTCAATTCTGGGATGATCAATCACAATTTTTCCTCAGATTTAGTGGTGCAAATTCGATTAGAAGACCATTTATGGGGATTATTAATTGCTCATAATTGCAGTAGAAATCACCACTGGGAACCGGAAGAAATAGAATTTTTAGAAAATTTATCGGTTCATGTTGCTTTGGCGATTCAACAAGCGACTCTACTAGATCAAATTCAAAGGTCTAATCGAGAATTGGAAGCTAAAGTTCAAGAAAGAACGGCTGAATTAGAGCAAGCCAATCAACGTTTACAACTTGAATTAGAACGAATTAAAACCACCCAAAAGTCATTAAAACAGCAAGAAGAAATTCTCAGTAGTTTTTATAATTCATCCCCGATGATGATGGGAGTCGTTGAACTGTTTGAAACGGATATTTTACATTTATCCGATAATTCAGCAACGGCTCAATTTTTTAGAAAAACCTCAGAGGAAATTAACCATCAATTTGCTAGTCAAATATGTGGAAATCCCGACCATATTCAAAATTGGATTAATCATTATCGAGAGAGTCAACGCTTAGGAAAACCCGTACAGTTTGAGTATCAATCTGAGCAAAATGAGGGTCAAAAACAATGGTTATCAGTAACGGTTTCTTATATTGGGTTATCAGAACAAAATCGTCCTCGGTTTTCTTATATTGTTGAGGATATTAGCGATCGCAAACGTTATGAAGAATCTCTACGACAATATGAACGCATTGTTGAAGCCACTGGAGATGCTCTTTGTTTAGTGGATCAGAACTATATTTATCAAGTCGCTAATCCCGCTTACTTGAAATTGGTAAATCGACCCTTAGAAAAGGTGATTGGTCATTCTGTTGCTGAAATTTTAGGGACTGAAGTTTTTAATTACATCAGCAAACCTCATCTGGATAAATGTTTAACTGGGGAAGTTATTCAAGATGATTCCTGGGTAGATATTCCTGGCGTTGGAAAACGATATTTAAGACGCACCTATACCCCCTATTTAGATGAACAGAAAACCATTTGTGGAAGTGTTGGCAGTATTAAAAATTTAACGGATTTCAAAGAAGCTGAAAACGCCCTGAAACACAATGAAGAACTATTCGCTTTAACGGTGCAACACGCTCCTGATGTCTTCGTAATTTATGATTCAGAACGTCGATTTGAGTATGTCAATCAACGAACATCGGAATGCACCCAAATTCCCATTGAAAACTTTATCGGTCGTCGAGATGAAGATGTTTATCCCCCGGAAGTTTATTCTAAATATCTGCCCTTACTTGATCATGCAATTGCCACAAAAACCGTACAAATTGGAGAATTTACATTACAAATACCGGGGATGGAACCTTATATCGTTGTTATCAAGTACGTTCCCCTTTTAGATGATAACGGAGAGGTTCAACAAATTTTAGGCATGACCTTTGATATTGGTGATCGCAAACGGATTGAAGAAACCCTACGTCAACGAGAAGAACAGTTAAAAGCCGTTGCTGATAATATTCCAGGAGCAATTTATACCTATATTAAACGCCCCGATGGATCTGGTTTTTTGGAATATATGAGTGATGGTTGCTTTGAAGTTTTTGGCTTAACATCTCTGGAATTAATGAACAATCATAAACTTTTAGAAACGGGATTTGATCTCGAAGATCTCCAGGGTCATCGAACCGCAATTTTAAACAGTGCAGCCACCCTTACCCCACTGTTTTATGAGTTGCGATATCAGATGCCCCAGGGGGATTTAAAATGGATTGCAGAAGCTTCCCGTCCTGAACGTCGAGATAATGGAGATATTGCTTGGCGAGGGGTAATTTTGGATGTGAGCGATCGCAAAAAAGCCGAATTAGAATTAAAGGAAACCAGCGATCGCTTAAATTTTCTGCTCAATTATTCTCCCATTGTTATTTTAAGTTGCAAACCCGAAGGCAATTATCCGATTACTTTTGTCAGTGAAAATGTTAAAGAAATAGTAGGTTATGAACCCCAAATCTTTTTAGAAGATTCGAGCTTCTGGATTAAACAGATTCATCCTGATGATGTAGAATGGGTTTTAACTAACTTAACCACGAAATTTACCGAAGATTCTTATATTCATGAATATCGCTGGTTGAAAGCCGATGGAACTTATAGCTGGTTTTTAACACAGTTAAGGAAAATTCGAGATCAAGCGGGAAATGTCGTGGAAATGTTGGGATATTTAGTTGAAATTAGCGATCGCAAAATCTTAGAACAGGAATTAGCAACCTTACTCGAACAAGAAACCCGTCGGAGTCAAGAATTAACCCAAAAAAATATTGCTCTCGAACAAGCTCGACGGGAAGCAGAAATGGCAAACCAAGCTAAAAGTGAATTTTTAGCCAATATGAGTCATGAAATTCGTACACCCATGAATGCCATTTTAGGATTTACAGATTTGCTACAATCTGTTGTTCATGAACCCAGATCTCTGTCTTATTTAAACGCTGTGATCACCGCTAGTCGAACCTTACTCGCCTTAATTAACGATATTCTGGATTTGTCTAAAATTGAGGCGGGGAAACTGGAACTCGATTATGTTCCCGTTAACTTACGGATACTGATTCAGGAAATTCAAAACATTTTTAAACATAAAGCCACAGAAAAAGGGTTAGTTTTACATATCCAAATTGAAGATCATGTCCCCGAATTGATTTATATTGATGAGATACGATTACGTCAAATTTTATTTAACGTTGTCGGTAATGCGCTGAAGTTCACGGAAAAGGGATATATTAGCATTTCTGCACGAACTCAAACCTATTGTGACTGCAATCGAGAAAAAGTTTGGTTAGAAATTGCGATTGAGGATACAGGAATTGGGATTGCGACCCATCAGCAGACTCGTATTTTTGAAGCCTTCGTTCAAAGTGCCGGACAAAGTAATCGTAAGTATGGGGGAACAGGTTTAGGATTAGCCATTACTCAACGCTTAACTCAAATGATGGGGGGGAGTATATTGCTTCAAAGCCAATTGAGACGAGGCAGTATTTTTACCTTTGTATTTCCAGAGATTTCTCTGGTTAAAAATCCGCTCTCAGTGAAATTAAATTCTTGTCAAGATCGCAATCTCAACCAATTTCAAGCCAGTACAATTTTGATTGTTGATGATGTGGCATCCAATCGAGAATTAATTCAGGGATACTTTGCTGCAACTCACCATTTATTATTTCTGGCAGAGAACGGAAAACAAGCGATTCAGATGGCAAATGTTCATCAACCCGATCTGATTCTTCTGGATTTACGGATGCCGGAGATGGACGGAAAAACCGTAGCTCAATTTCTCAAACAAGATGAAAAAACTCGACAGATTCCGATTGTCATTTTGACCGCATCTTGTCAAAGTGAAGAACAAGCAGAAGTTCAATCACTTTGTCAAGGATTTTTGCGAAAACCTGTCAGTTTGCCACAATTAGTCAGAGAAATGAAGCGACATTTAATATACCCAGTCTCTCCAGAAAATACCAAAATTGATCCAGAAATTATAGAGGAAAAACAAGAAGTTTATCCCGTTTTAGTTCCCGGTTCTGCTGCGTGTAAAGAACTATTGTTTAAACTTAAACAAGAAGAAGAACAGGTTTGGAATACGTTGAGAAAAACATTAAGAACCAGAGATTTACAACATTTTGTTCAACGTCTGGCTACCTGGGGACAACAGTATCAATATCAACCTTTATTAGATTATGTGCAAGTTTTAGACACTCAATTAGAAGCGTTTGATTGGAATATGATTCCTCAAACTATTGAAGATTTCCCTCAGATTCGAGAAACCTTAAAACTTTATCGCCAAGAAGGACTTTAA
- a CDS encoding diguanylate cyclase, with translation MQLKTFIPENFLILIVDDITQNLKLVGQMLGEAGYNTTFATSGFQALDRLKNNKTDLILLDLMMPEMDGLEVCQVIKNDSKFQDIPIIFLTASHEEESLVNAFEMGAVDFITKPFIKTELLARVKTHLTLKHTTDILKNTLLQLEELSQLDSLTQILNRRCFFKVAEVELNRAIQEGKIFSLLILDLDHFKNINDQYGHLMGDRALITFTSAIRNYLREGDYFGRYGGEEFVILLLDTDLEGGVKIAQDICRLIANVSIPTEKDDLKMTVSIGIAISEPQDSRIEDILSRADKSLYQAKAQGRNTCFADSLKPT, from the coding sequence ATGCAACTCAAAACATTTATTCCTGAAAACTTTCTGATTTTAATTGTTGATGATATTACTCAAAATCTAAAATTGGTAGGACAAATGCTCGGTGAAGCCGGATATAATACCACCTTTGCGACCAGTGGTTTTCAAGCATTAGATCGGCTAAAAAATAATAAAACGGATTTAATTTTGTTAGATTTAATGATGCCAGAAATGGATGGTTTAGAGGTTTGTCAAGTCATAAAAAATGATTCCAAGTTTCAAGATATTCCGATTATTTTCCTCACCGCTAGTCATGAAGAAGAGAGTTTAGTTAATGCCTTTGAGATGGGGGCGGTTGATTTTATTACGAAACCGTTTATCAAAACCGAATTGTTAGCACGGGTTAAAACTCATTTAACCTTAAAACATACAACCGACATCTTAAAAAATACGTTGTTACAACTCGAAGAATTATCCCAACTTGATTCCCTGACCCAAATCTTAAATCGTCGCTGTTTTTTTAAAGTGGCTGAAGTCGAATTGAATCGAGCAATTCAAGAGGGAAAAATTTTTTCTTTATTAATATTAGATTTAGATCATTTTAAAAATATTAATGATCAGTATGGTCATCTTATGGGCGATCGCGCTTTAATCACCTTTACATCAGCGATTAGGAATTACCTCAGAGAAGGAGATTATTTTGGACGCTATGGGGGAGAAGAATTTGTGATTTTGTTATTAGATACGGATCTCGAAGGTGGCGTTAAAATTGCCCAAGATATTTGTCGTTTAATTGCTAATGTGTCTATCCCAACAGAAAAAGATGATTTAAAAATGACGGTGAGTATTGGGATCGCTATTTCTGAACCCCAGGATAGCCGCATTGAGGATATTCTTTCTAGGGCGGATAAATCCCTATACCAAGCGAAAGCTCAAGGACGAAATACTTGTTTTGCTGATTCATTAAAACCGACTTAA
- a CDS encoding TIGR03885 family FMN-dependent LLM class oxidoreductase, which produces MVKIGYHASHEQFKPSELLNYVQKAEQAGFHLSLSSDHFYPWSEKQGESGFAWSWLGAAMQATPNLSYRIVCAPGQRYHPAIIAQAAATLAELFPHRFWLTVGSGQALNEHITGDKWPCKSDRNTRLKECVDIIRALWAGETVTHKGLVTIEEAKLYTRPVINPLIIGAAITAKTAEWLGSWADGLITTSRPPEQLKQVVDAFRRGGGEGKPMILKVQLSYHADEKIAKQGAFDQWRNNVFQSLVLSDLKNPEQFDALGEFVTLEEVENNVRISSDPQQHINWLKQDIELGFNEIILHNVNREHKQFIEVFGKEVIPVLS; this is translated from the coding sequence ATGGTTAAAATTGGTTATCATGCGTCCCACGAACAATTTAAACCCAGTGAATTGTTAAATTATGTTCAAAAAGCTGAACAAGCGGGGTTTCATTTATCCTTATCGTCGGATCATTTTTATCCTTGGAGTGAAAAGCAAGGAGAAAGTGGATTTGCTTGGTCTTGGTTAGGGGCGGCAATGCAAGCGACACCGAATTTATCCTATCGAATTGTTTGCGCCCCAGGTCAACGATATCATCCGGCAATTATTGCCCAAGCGGCGGCAACTTTAGCCGAACTTTTTCCCCATCGATTTTGGTTAACGGTCGGCAGTGGTCAAGCGTTAAATGAACATATAACCGGGGATAAATGGCCTTGTAAAAGCGATCGCAATACCCGTTTAAAAGAGTGTGTTGATATTATTCGGGCATTATGGGCGGGTGAAACCGTAACCCATAAAGGTTTAGTTACCATTGAAGAAGCAAAACTCTATACTCGCCCTGTAATTAATCCGTTAATAATTGGGGCTGCAATTACCGCTAAAACCGCAGAATGGTTAGGAAGTTGGGCGGATGGTTTAATTACCACATCTCGTCCCCCTGAACAATTAAAACAGGTTGTTGATGCCTTTCGGCGTGGAGGAGGAGAGGGAAAACCTATGATTTTAAAAGTACAGTTATCTTATCATGCTGATGAAAAAATTGCTAAACAAGGCGCGTTTGATCAATGGCGAAATAATGTTTTTCAAAGTCTGGTTTTATCGGATTTAAAAAATCCTGAACAATTTGATGCGTTGGGAGAATTTGTTACCTTAGAAGAAGTTGAAAACAATGTCCGAATTTCCTCCGATCCCCAACAACATATTAACTGGTTAAAACAAGATATAGAACTAGGATTTAATGAGATTATTTTACATAATGTTAATCGAGAGCACAAACAGTTTATTGAAGTATTTGGAAAAGAAGTGATTCCAGTTTTAAGCTGA